One region of Culex pipiens pallens isolate TS chromosome 2, TS_CPP_V2, whole genome shotgun sequence genomic DNA includes:
- the LOC120415300 gene encoding alpha-tocopherol transfer protein-like yields MNTEEKEHIETIKTWLTTQHHLPTISDTTVHRFLHCNYYDEEKTKITIENYYTMRTRFRDLFSNPDLLCDEFQNAMSFADFIPLPKTTPEGYKVVLFRLSDTDPTHFSQRNLLRFSHICMQQVLEEHGMAAGHVIINDMTGMSLGHMRRMELFMSKNHMAFIQEAAPIRLKGSHMVNVVPFVDTLMKLMKPMMKRELYELVHLHQHKESLFPFVPQECLPAEYGGNAGTFKELRNNFYAKLLSNRDHFIRYDQENLVDDSKRPEQRGWFSMFRR; encoded by the exons ATGAACACAGAAGAGAAAGAGCacattgaaacaataaaaacatgGCTAACAACCCAGCATCATCTTCCAACAATAAGTG ACACGACCGTGCACAGATTCCTGCACTGCAACTATTACGATGAGGAAAAAACCAAAATCACCATCGAAAACTACTACACGATGCGGACCCGATTCAGGGACCTTTTCAGCAACCCGGATCTACTGTGCGACGAGTTTCAAAACGCAATGTCCTTCGCCGACTTTATACCCCTTCCCAAGACCACTCCGGAGGGCTATAAAGTGGTCCTATTCCGCCTATCGGACACCGATCCGACCCACTTTTCCCAGAGGAATCTGCTGAGATT TTCCCACATTTGTATGCAACAAGTTCTCGAGGAACACGGTATGGCCGCCGGGCACGTGATCATCAACGACATGACGGGCATGAGTTTGGGCCACATGAGACGGATGGAACTGTTTATGTCGAAAAACCACATGGCCTTCATTCAGGAAGCGGCCCCAATTCGGCTGAAAGGCAGTCACATGGTCAACGTTGTACCGTTTGTGGACACACTCATGAAGCTAATGAAGCCCATGATGAAGCGGGAACTGTACGAGCTGGTTCACCTGCATCAGCACAAGGAGTCGCTGTTTCCGTTCGTGCCGCAGGAATGTCTGCCGGCCGAGTACGGGGGAAACGCGGGCACGTTTAAGGAGTTGAGGA aTAATTTCTACGCTAAATTACTTTCCAATCGAGACCATTTCATTCGTTACGATCAGGAAAATCTTGTGGATGATAGCAAACGGCCTGAGCAACGTGGATGGTTTAGTATGTTCCGAAGATAG
- the LOC128093135 gene encoding uncharacterized protein LOC128093135 has translation MKVLIVLCTLAVTIAQATKLPVVVPVPTIKKVSIPVVKLDLVKGDTIVKHVPETIIQEVPVDKHVEVKRPVEVIKHVPVTKEVIVERPVEVIKEVPIEKVIIDKVEVPYEVIKHVEKIRHVPVEKHVEVIKQVEVIRQVPYKKYVFKKVPSKINFQVPDIVKVPYHIAAPPAETTTDKVEGGYFDKIHSSIGMVKKLLHHE, from the exons ATGAAAGTG CTCATTGTTCTCTGCACCCTGGCGGTGACAATCGCCCAAGCCACCAAACTCCCCGTCGTTGTCCCGGTGCCAACGATCAAGAAGGTTTCGATTCCGGTCGTCAAGCTCGATCTCGTTAAGGGTGACACGATCGTCAAGCATGTTCCGGAAACGATCATCCAGGAAGTCCCCGTTGACAAGCACGTCGAGGTGAAGCGACCCGTTGAGGTGATCAAGCACGTCCCCGTAACGAAGGAAGTGATCGTCGAGCGTCCCGTCGAGGTGATCAAGGAAGTCCCGATCGAGAAGGTCATCATCGACAAGGTCGAGGTGCCGTACGAGGTCATCAAGCACGTGGAAAAGATCCGCCACGTGCCGGTCGAGAAGCACGTCGAAGTGATCAAGCAGGTCGAGGTGATCCGGCAGGTGCCGTACAAGAAGTATGTCTTCAAGAAGGTGCCCTCGAAGATCAACTTCCAGGTGCCCGATATCGTGAAGGTTCCGTACCACATTGCGGCACCGCCGGCGGAGACGACGACCGATAAGGTTGAGGGCGGGTACTTTGACAAGATCCACAGTTCGATTGGGATGGTCAAGAAGTTGCTGCACCATGAATAA
- the LOC120415335 gene encoding mantle protein-like, which translates to MRVILAIFAIVLACEAKIYPINVPVPIPVPELDIKHIEKKISPVKEVKVPVIKRVPVENVIEHTKDVEVIKHVPVENEVKVFRDVEVVREVPVERIIHKRVEVPVEVIREVELIREVPVIKEIPHVKVVKVVKEVPVEEIVYKDVYEPVTHPVKIPIHVPVITEDVKEHPSKFGHLLNFKKFLG; encoded by the exons ATGAGGGTG ATTCTTGCAATCTTCGCCATCGTGCTGGCATGTGAAGCCAAAATCTACCCCATCAACGTCCCCGTTCCGATCCCGGTCCCCGAGCTCGACATCAAGCACATCGAGAAGAAGATTTCCCCCGTCAAAGAGGTCAAGGTGCCGGTGATCAAGCGAGTTCCGGTGGAGAACGTGATCGAGCACACGAAGGACGTCGAGGTGATCAAGCACGTCCCAGTGGAGAACGAAGTCAAGGTGTTCCGTGATGTGGAAGTCGTCCGGGAGGTGCCCGTCGAGCGGATCATCCACAAGCGAGTTGAGGTTCCGGTTGAGGTTATCCGGGAGGTCGAGCTGATTCGGGAGGTGCCGGTCATTAAGGAGATTCCCCACGTGAAGGTGGTCAAGGTGGTGAAGGAAGTCCCGGTGGAGGAGATCGTGTACAAGGATGTGTACGAGCCGGTGACGCACCCGGTGAAGATCCCGATTCATGTGCCGGTCATTACCGAGGATGTGAAAGAGCACCCGTCCAAGTTTGGCCACTTGCTGAACTTTAAGAAGTTTCTTGGATAA